From one Lycium ferocissimum isolate CSIRO_LF1 chromosome 5, AGI_CSIRO_Lferr_CH_V1, whole genome shotgun sequence genomic stretch:
- the LOC132057590 gene encoding uncharacterized protein LOC132057590 translates to MAPSQSTKTSPQRRLGIYVGMNLLHYKIFGTYGGDLFMARFVDCHFDESIYPALGGENKQLKNEIDWNALSLSHLDPRTNQCEQEVQKIICLQNTANQLPDAFTDLSRITKSHILAANAPIRVDVLIGQSIKANESKPQLKHGRPIDSKDKNPRKRKRANNQNDNYMEAVAQEEQRDITTNKTSEEVQVPEK, encoded by the coding sequence ATGGCTCCATCACAAAGCACAAAAACAAGTCCCCAAAGAAGGTTGGGGatatatgttggtatgaatctCCTTCATTACAAAATATTTGGAACCTATGGTGGAGATTTATTTATGGCAAGATTTGTTGATTGCCATTTTGATGAATCAATATATCCAGCATTAGGGGGAGAAAATAAGCAGCTGAAAAATGAGATAGATTGGAATGCATTATCACTATCTCATTTAGATCCTCGTACAAATCAATGTGAACAAGAAGTTCAAAAGATAATCTGTTTGCAAAATACTGCAAATCAATTGCCAGATGCATTCACTGACCTATCAAGGATTACCAAATCTCATATTCTAGCTGCTAATGCTCCAATTAGAGTAGATGTCCTGATAGGACAATCAATTAAGGCAAATGAGTCTAAACCACAATTAAAACATGGTAGACCAATCGATTCAAAAGATAAAAATcctcgaaaaagaaaaagagcaaataatcaaaatgataATTATATGGAGGCGGTTGCTCAAGAAGAGCAACGAGACATAACAACTAATAAAACCTCGGAAgaggttcaggtacctgaaaaataa